The Catharus ustulatus isolate bCatUst1 chromosome 13, bCatUst1.pri.v2, whole genome shotgun sequence genome includes a window with the following:
- the LHFPL4 gene encoding LHFPL tetraspan subfamily member 4 protein, whose translation MLPSQEASKLYHDNYVRNSRAIGVLWAIFTICFAIINVVVFIQPYWVGDSVNTPKPGYFGLFHYCVGSGLAGRELSCRGSFTDFSTIPSGAFQAAAFFVLLSMVLTLGCITCFALFFFCNTATVYKICAWMQLLAALCLVLGCMIFPDGWDAETIRDMCGEKTGKYSLGDCSVRWAYILAIIGILNALILSFLAFVLGNRQNDLLHEELKTESKDFVGTARI comes from the exons ATGCTGCCCTCGCAGGAAGCCTCCAAGCTGTACCATGACAACTACGTGCGGAACTCGCGCGCCATCGGTGTGCTCTGGGCCATCTTCACCATCTGCTTCGCCATCATCAACGTGGTGGTCTTCATCCAGCCCTACTGGGTGGGCGACAGCGTTAACACGCCCAAGCCCGGGTACTTCGGGCTGTTCCACTACTGCGTGGGCAGCGGGCTGGCGGGCCGGGAGCTGTCGTGCCGCGGCTCCTTCACCGACTTCAGCACCATCCCCTCGGGCGCCTTTCAGGCGGCCGCGTTCTTCGTGCTGCTCTCCATGGTGCTGACGCTGGGCTGCATCACCTGCTTCGCCCTGTTCTTCTTCTGCAACACCGCCACCGTCTACAAGATCTGCGCCTggatgcagctgctggcag CgctctgcctggtgctgggctgcATGATCTTTCCCGATGGCTGGGATGCAGAGACCATACGGGACATGTGCGGGGAGAAGACAGGGAAGTACTCCCTGGGCGACTGCTCGGTACGCTGGGCTTACATCCTGGCCATCATCGGCATCCTCAACGCCCTTATCCTCTCGTTCCTGGCCTTTGTTCTCGGCAACCGGCAGAATGACCTGCTGCACGAGGAGCTCAAGACAGAGAGCAAAG ATTTTGTTGGCACTGCG AGGATATAA